AATTGATCTTGTTTTGCACTCCGAAGGATTGCCGTTCGGATAGCCGGTCGGTTGCTCGGCTACAGCGAGCTACCACCGGTCACAGGTCACCCCACCTTTCATCCCGAAGGGATGCGGCTCATCAGTTCAGGTCCACAGGTAACGTTCATCATATTCGACGCCGCTTCGCTTGAGGAATGCCAGATATTCATCCTGGAAGGTCCATTTTCGGTGATGGTTTTCCTGGTTGTGGATATACACTTTGGCAGCTTCAACTTGTGATGAACTGACGGTAAATGCCCCATATCCTTCCTGCCAGGAAAATTGAGGCAGCCGGTGTTTCTCGTGAATCCACATTGAGGAAGATCGTTTTAACTCACGCACCACTTCGGCCAGACAATGATTTGACCGTAGCCGCATAAGAATATGAACGTGGTCGCTTGTTCCGCCTACAGCTAGAGAAACTCCGTTGAGCGTTTGGATTGAATTGACCAGAAACGCATAAAGCTGATCGCGAAGGGCTGCGGAAATGAAGGGCTTCCGATTTTTGGTGCTGAAGACGACGTGATAATGGAGTGATAAATGGGTTGACGCCATACGGGTGTAAATGGATGACTTCGCCGCATCCCTTCGGGATGCAATCAGATATCGGATTGGGTTTAGCACTCCGAAGGGTTGCCATTCGAAGTGCCGATTGATTTACTGATCTGAGCTTGCCACCGGTAACAGGTTGCCCCTCCCTTTTCTCATCCCAAAGGGATGCGGCTCAATGCTTCACATCAAACCAAACAACCAGAAAACAAGAATGCCATTTGCCAAACCACCAGGTTGATACCTGAATGGAATCGCAAATGGCACAACAAGAAAACCAAAATTGAAACGGTTAAATGACATCCTGGTTTTCAGGCAGATGCTTTTGATTTGCCTTCCAATGGATTGCCATTTGGAAAGCAACTCGGCTTCAAGAATTGAAAAAAGGTTTCGCACCCCGAAGAATTGCCATTCGGAGTGCTGGTTGATTGACCAATCTGAGCTTGCCACCGGTAACAGGTTGTTTTTCAGGTATCGGATTGGCTTGAGCACTCCGAAGGATTGCAGTTCGGATAGCCGGTCGGTTGCGAGGCTTTGCGAGCTACCACCGGAACAGGTTGCCCCTCTCCATCTTTCATCCCGAAGGGATGCGGCAAGAAGAAAGGTAAATCAATAAATGACACATAAACCCATTATGGGCTGACAGATGTGCCGTCGCCGCTGTTCTTTGGTTTTCGCGGGGCGCGAGTTCGAGAAATTACGGTTGTTCCAAAGTTCCCAAGCACCGGGTTGTCTTTTCCATAAAAACCACGAAGCATACTGTCATCTTTTGACAGTTGCTCAGTCGCAGCTTTTAGCAAGGATTGAAAACGATCATAGGCTAAATCAGCCGCTCTTTGCTTGGATTCATATTCTGTTCGAATGCTTTCCAGTTCTGTGCGCATTCTTCGGCGTTCAGCTTCAATTAATGTAGGTGGAAAGTGAGTTTCCTGGTTATGTTGAGCGATTCCATCAGCCATTCGCTCAAGTCTTTGGGTTGTTTCTTGAAAATTTTGAGAATTTAGACGTCTCATGTAAATCAATCTCCTTGAATTAAGAATAGAGATTGGAATTATATCCATAAACCTATTTTTTTTGACAAGAATAATTAATAAAATAATTAATTTTTGGATAATTAATAAAATAGTTGTAGGCTTTAACTTAAAAAATAATATGAATTTGTGTTGTTTTAGTTATTCTTGTAAGGTTTATGTTAAGTTTTCAAAGAATAAATATAAATATTGTAAAATCAATGATAGGATAGAAAATATTATGAATGAAAGCGTGACGAATAAGCTTAATATTCTTAGAATAAGATTAAAATTATTATTTGAACTGAATAAGATGATAAGTTAATGATACTTGGGTTGTTAATATTCAGGCCATTTCCAAGGAATAGCTATTTTATCTTTATTAGTTTCACTCATATCGTTATTATTAATTCTTTCTTCTTCACTTTTAAACATTTCTTCACAATTATTCAAAATTTTTTGATACCAAATTTTATGAGCATCATTATTGGCATGTAATATAAAATGTGGTCGTTCACTAACTTTAATTTTATTAGGAGTTAGTTCCACTAAAATAGTTCCATTCGGTTGATCTCCATCTATAATTTGAAAACTCAGCGTTGGTACATAATTAATGATTCTGAGGTTGATACGATATTTTTGATCATCTGGCAATTCTCTTCTAAATTTAGTGATAATTTC
This genomic stretch from Acidobacteriota bacterium harbors:
- the tnpA gene encoding IS200/IS605 family transposase, with the translated sequence MASTHLSLHYHVVFSTKNRKPFISAALRDQLYAFLVNSIQTLNGVSLAVGGTSDHVHILMRLRSNHCLAEVVRELKRSSSMWIHEKHRLPQFSWQEGYGAFTVSSSQVEAAKVYIHNQENHHRKWTFQDEYLAFLKRSGVEYDERYLWT